From one Acidibrevibacterium fodinaquatile genomic stretch:
- a CDS encoding XdhC family protein translates to MTPALLAAVQAARAAKRPVVLATRLPDGMQRLLPDPAAPPTLAEAAARALKDDVSGPAVLGGENWFLHVYNPPPRLAIVGAVHIAQALAPMAAGLGFGVTVIDPRGAFATKERFPGVEITTAWPDEAMAAFAPDTRSAVVTLTHDPKLDDPALDAALRSPAFYIGALGSRKTHAARLKRLRELGHDEASLSRIHGPVGLDIEAVTAPEIALSILAEIVAVRRGAAMGQKAAA, encoded by the coding sequence ATGACCCCGGCGCTGCTCGCCGCTGTGCAAGCGGCGCGGGCGGCAAAGCGCCCGGTGGTTCTGGCAACCCGCCTGCCCGACGGCATGCAGCGTCTGCTCCCCGATCCGGCTGCCCCGCCCACCCTGGCCGAGGCTGCGGCGCGAGCGCTCAAAGACGATGTCTCAGGGCCGGCGGTGCTCGGCGGCGAAAACTGGTTCCTCCATGTCTATAACCCGCCGCCGCGTCTTGCCATCGTCGGCGCCGTCCATATCGCGCAGGCCTTGGCGCCGATGGCGGCGGGGCTCGGCTTTGGTGTCACCGTGATCGACCCGCGCGGCGCGTTCGCGACCAAGGAGCGCTTTCCCGGCGTCGAAATCACCACCGCCTGGCCGGACGAGGCGATGGCGGCGTTTGCGCCCGACACCAGAAGCGCCGTGGTGACGCTGACCCATGACCCGAAGCTCGACGACCCGGCGCTCGACGCGGCGCTTCGTTCGCCGGCGTTCTATATCGGCGCGCTGGGCTCACGAAAGACCCACGCCGCACGGCTCAAGCGCTTGCGCGAACTCGGTCATGACGAGGCCAGCTTGTCGCGCATCCACGGCCCGGTCGGGCTCGACATCGAGGCGGTGACGGCGCCCGAGATCGCGCTTTCCATCCTCGCCGAGATCGTCGCGGTGCGGCGCGGCGCGGCAATGGGACAGAAGGCGGCGGCGTGA
- a CDS encoding FUSC family protein, with protein sequence MPGADLSRLPIALDLRAISIAEGVRAALAVAVIVALSGLLAAPALMQAALAALFTCMCDPGGPVSRRVPALLSFTFLGAATLSGFGFLRGLGYAAIPFACLGVFVFSFARIYGQAAQQVGALATVVLVLALDRPWPDAATAFASALLFIAGGLWAVFLTLVIWRLHPYRPTRRAVAEIYRALALLAADLRRLVAAGDAAAWDAHARAHRRLVRDAIEQARGIVLATLRQRGAQSPRAAQSLIRLEAAEQIFAALIALDDILQSAREPARRQAAAKLLRRAAPLLATLARGIVRDRITAPTRMAQVIAALPAPVAGLAPDDPIRRIAAAIVDRLTIALTVTLPAGLNPGAMADGSTPPLLVRIRAPLVANFATDSAALRHALRTALVAAPALAITFSHGGSYQHWLTITLVLTMQPYFAVTLQRALERIAGTVIGGFLASLLALVLHSPWQLAAALFPLTIAAMAVRVASFGLYIMLLTPLIVLLLEIGHAGTSGLEIAVMRALYTLLGGLFAVAGVLVLWPSWEPERVEGELAAALSAHARYAEATLAFLLAEGDEGRVEAARRAAGIASNNLEASLARALHEPRRRQRERLETALLADAALRRLAGRLAAMRLAAAPIATADHATLSAWRAWIGPALATLAAMPAPPTPSDPALAEALGRIARQVDLIAGARRRDAHYITG encoded by the coding sequence GCAATCAGCATCGCCGAAGGGGTCCGCGCGGCGCTCGCCGTTGCGGTCATCGTCGCACTTTCGGGCTTGCTCGCCGCGCCCGCGCTGATGCAGGCGGCGCTGGCGGCGCTTTTTACCTGCATGTGCGACCCTGGCGGGCCGGTCAGCCGGCGGGTGCCGGCGCTGCTCAGTTTCACCTTTCTCGGCGCCGCAACGCTCTCAGGCTTCGGGTTTTTGCGCGGCCTCGGCTATGCGGCCATCCCGTTCGCCTGCCTTGGCGTGTTCGTGTTCAGCTTCGCCCGCATCTACGGCCAGGCGGCGCAACAGGTCGGCGCGCTCGCAACCGTCGTCCTCGTGCTCGCCCTCGATCGCCCCTGGCCGGACGCCGCGACGGCGTTCGCGAGCGCCCTTCTGTTCATCGCCGGCGGGCTCTGGGCGGTGTTCCTCACGCTGGTGATCTGGCGGCTCCATCCCTATCGCCCGACGCGGCGGGCGGTCGCGGAAATCTACCGAGCGCTCGCTCTCCTCGCCGCCGATCTCCGCCGCTTGGTCGCCGCGGGTGACGCCGCCGCGTGGGACGCGCATGCGCGGGCGCATCGGCGCCTGGTGCGGGATGCGATCGAACAGGCGCGCGGCATCGTGCTCGCAACGCTCCGCCAGCGCGGCGCGCAAAGCCCGCGCGCGGCCCAAAGCTTGATCCGGCTGGAAGCGGCGGAACAGATCTTCGCCGCCCTCATCGCCCTCGATGACATCCTGCAATCGGCGCGCGAGCCGGCGCGGCGGCAGGCGGCGGCGAAGCTGCTTCGCCGCGCAGCGCCCCTGCTCGCGACCCTGGCGCGCGGGATCGTTCGTGACCGCATTACAGCCCCAACCCGCATGGCGCAGGTGATCGCGGCGTTGCCGGCGCCGGTCGCCGGCCTTGCGCCCGACGATCCGATCCGCCGCATCGCCGCCGCCATCGTCGATCGCCTGACGATCGCGCTCACCGTCACCCTCCCCGCCGGCCTCAACCCCGGCGCGATGGCAGACGGCTCCACGCCGCCGCTTCTTGTGCGCATCCGGGCCCCGCTGGTTGCCAATTTCGCGACCGACTCGGCGGCGCTTCGCCACGCGCTCCGCACCGCCCTGGTCGCGGCGCCGGCGCTCGCGATCACCTTCTCCCATGGCGGCTCCTATCAGCATTGGTTGACCATCACGCTGGTTTTAACCATGCAGCCTTATTTCGCGGTCACGCTGCAGCGGGCGCTCGAGCGTATTGCCGGCACCGTCATTGGCGGTTTCCTCGCCTCCCTCCTTGCGCTCGTGCTCCATTCGCCCTGGCAGCTCGCCGCCGCCCTGTTTCCGCTCACCATCGCCGCGATGGCGGTCAGGGTCGCGAGTTTCGGGCTCTACATCATGCTGCTGACGCCGCTCATCGTGCTGCTTCTGGAAATCGGCCATGCCGGGACGAGCGGCCTCGAGATCGCCGTCATGCGGGCGCTTTATACGCTGCTCGGCGGGCTATTCGCGGTCGCCGGCGTGCTGGTCTTGTGGCCGAGCTGGGAGCCCGAACGTGTCGAGGGCGAGCTTGCCGCGGCACTCTCCGCCCATGCCCGCTATGCCGAGGCGACCCTGGCATTTTTGCTCGCCGAGGGGGACGAGGGGCGCGTGGAAGCGGCACGACGGGCGGCGGGAATCGCCTCCAACAATCTCGAGGCGTCCCTCGCACGGGCTCTACACGAACCCCGTCGCCGCCAGCGCGAGCGGCTGGAGACGGCGCTTCTCGCCGATGCCGCGCTGCGGCGCCTGGCCGGGCGGCTCGCGGCGATGCGCCTGGCCGCCGCGCCCATCGCCACCGCCGATCACGCCACACTCTCCGCCTGGCGCGCATGGATCGGGCCGGCGCTCGCCACGCTCGCGGCGATGCCCGCGCCGCCCACGCCGAGCGATCCCGCCCTCGCCGAGGCCCTCGGCCGCATCGCCCGCCAAGTCGATCTCATCGCCGGCGCGCGGCGGCGAGACGCACACTATATAACGGGTTAA
- a CDS encoding XdhC family protein encodes MNQINQIEPVEDILAIAASWHAAGEKVALATVTETWGSSPRPAGSQMAITASGRMAGSVSGGCIEGAVAEAARETITSGVPRLLDFGVTHERAWEVGLACGGKVKVFVEALA; translated from the coding sequence ATGAACCAAATCAATCAGATCGAGCCGGTGGAAGACATTCTGGCGATCGCCGCAAGCTGGCACGCCGCCGGCGAGAAAGTGGCGCTGGCGACGGTCACCGAAACCTGGGGCTCCTCGCCGCGCCCGGCGGGCAGCCAGATGGCGATCACCGCCAGCGGCCGCATGGCGGGCTCAGTGAGTGGCGGCTGCATCGAAGGCGCGGTCGCGGAAGCGGCGCGCGAGACGATCACGAGCGGGGTGCCGCGCCTCCTCGATTTTGGCGTAACCCACGAGCGCGCGTGGGAGGTCGGCCTCGCCTGCGGCGGCAAGGTCAAAGTCTTCGTCGAGGCCCTGGCATGA
- a CDS encoding vWA domain-containing protein — translation MSAAPPGRLVDNVAEFARLLRRAGLPVGPAETLAAAEALTRIDLGAKAEAKAALAATMVHRREHREIFDQAFALFWRDATAARHALAMTLMEKRKEIERKPAPAARRVAEAFARPRDQAPEPKDEPPRFDAVLTANAAERLQAMDFEAMGAEEIALAKREIRRLVLPLDARRTRRRHADPLGAEIDLRATLRTSLRQGGEILSLARARRVERPPPLVVICDISGSMARYAQILLHFLHAVSNARERVQVFLFGTRLSNITRQLRYRDAEVAFQMVAHVVPDWSGGTRIGEALAIFNRRWARRVLGQGAIVLLVTDGLDRDGAIGLAENMDRLHRSCRRLIWLNPLLRWEGFQPKSQGVRAMLPHVDEFRPVHNLASLRALIDLLSRPAPARERIMALAS, via the coding sequence ATGAGTGCGGCGCCGCCAGGCCGATTGGTCGATAACGTCGCCGAGTTCGCGCGCCTGCTCCGCCGCGCCGGCCTGCCGGTCGGCCCGGCCGAGACGCTGGCCGCCGCCGAGGCGCTGACCCGGATCGATCTCGGCGCCAAGGCCGAGGCCAAGGCGGCGCTCGCGGCGACGATGGTGCATCGGCGCGAACACCGCGAGATTTTCGACCAGGCTTTCGCGCTGTTCTGGCGTGACGCCACCGCCGCGCGCCACGCGCTCGCCATGACGCTGATGGAAAAGCGCAAGGAGATCGAGCGCAAACCCGCGCCGGCGGCCCGCCGCGTCGCCGAAGCCTTCGCCCGCCCGCGTGATCAGGCGCCCGAGCCGAAGGACGAGCCGCCCCGCTTCGATGCGGTGCTCACCGCTAACGCCGCCGAGCGGCTACAGGCGATGGATTTCGAGGCCATGGGGGCCGAGGAGATCGCTCTTGCCAAGCGCGAAATCCGCCGCCTCGTCCTTCCCCTCGATGCCCGCCGCACCCGCCGCCGCCACGCCGACCCGCTGGGCGCTGAGATTGATCTCCGCGCGACCTTGCGGACCAGCCTGCGCCAGGGCGGGGAAATCCTCTCGCTTGCCCGCGCGCGCCGCGTCGAACGGCCGCCGCCGCTCGTCGTGATCTGCGACATTTCTGGATCAATGGCGCGCTATGCCCAGATTTTGCTGCATTTTCTTCACGCCGTCAGCAATGCGCGCGAGCGCGTGCAGGTGTTTTTGTTCGGAACGCGGCTTTCCAACATCACCCGGCAATTGCGTTACCGCGATGCCGAGGTCGCCTTTCAGATGGTCGCTCATGTGGTGCCGGACTGGTCGGGCGGGACGCGAATCGGCGAGGCGCTCGCCATCTTCAACCGCCGCTGGGCGCGGCGCGTGCTGGGGCAGGGGGCGATCGTGCTGCTGGTGACCGATGGGCTGGACCGTGACGGCGCCATCGGGCTCGCCGAAAACATGGACCGCCTCCATCGCTCCTGCCGGCGGCTGATTTGGCTCAATCCGCTGTTGCGTTGGGAGGGGTTTCAACCCAAATCCCAGGGGGTGCGGGCGATGCTGCCCCATGTCGATGAGTTTCGTCCGGTGCATAATCTCGCGAGCCTGCGCGCGCTGATCGACCTCTTGTCCCGCCCGGCGCCGGCCCGCGAGCGGATCATGGCTTTGGCCTCGTGA
- a CDS encoding NTP transferase domain-containing protein: protein MIFGDVALAEAEGAILAHTLRLPARVIKKGTILDAAAVAALREAGYASVVAARLEPGDVGENEAASRLAQALVAPGIVASRAGTGRVNLSADVHGLFTADRDAIDRLNAVDEALTLGTLPDATEVAPREMVATVKIIPFAVAEEKLARVEALARASSPMLAVHPFRPLTVGLVLTELPGLKESIAQNTIAATAARVAGLGGGLLPPRRCRHEEAAIAEELRALLAQDADLLLIAGASAVVDRRDVGPAAIVRVGGEIRHFGMPVDPGNLICVGRIGDKPALVLPGCAGSPKPNGIDFVLRRLAAGFDVGAETVTRLGVGGLLKDISARPLPRAKAVPPPAAAAPRRPMIAAIVLAAGQSSRMAPHHKLLLPDRTGKPMIARVVDNLLSSPARPILVVVGHRAEEIKAALAGRPVTFVPAADYAEGLAASLRAGIKALPNEAQAALICLGDMPLVTARVIERLLAAYTPDEGRLIAVPVHEGRRGNPVLWDRRFFGEIAALSGDGGARRLLDAHPEAIVEVDLPEDSVLRDFDTVESLATLPERLRPIVASG from the coding sequence GTGATTTTCGGCGATGTGGCGCTTGCCGAGGCTGAGGGAGCAATTCTCGCGCACACGCTGCGTCTGCCCGCCCGGGTCATCAAAAAGGGCACAATCCTCGATGCCGCGGCCGTCGCGGCCTTGCGCGAGGCCGGCTATGCGTCGGTGGTCGCGGCCCGGCTCGAGCCCGGTGATGTCGGCGAGAACGAGGCGGCGAGCCGGCTTGCGCAAGCGCTGGTGGCGCCGGGGATCGTCGCCAGCCGCGCCGGCACCGGCCGGGTCAATCTCAGCGCCGATGTCCACGGGCTTTTCACCGCCGATCGCGACGCGATTGACCGGCTGAACGCCGTCGATGAGGCGCTGACGCTGGGCACCTTGCCGGACGCGACCGAGGTTGCGCCGCGCGAAATGGTGGCGACGGTGAAAATCATCCCCTTTGCGGTCGCCGAGGAGAAACTCGCCCGCGTCGAAGCATTGGCGCGCGCCTCAAGCCCGATGCTCGCCGTTCACCCGTTCCGCCCGCTCACGGTCGGGCTCGTGCTCACCGAATTGCCCGGGCTCAAGGAAAGCATCGCACAAAACACCATCGCCGCGACCGCGGCGCGGGTTGCCGGGCTTGGCGGTGGCCTGTTGCCGCCGCGCCGCTGCCGGCACGAGGAAGCCGCGATCGCCGAGGAACTGCGCGCGCTCCTCGCCCAGGATGCCGATCTGCTGCTGATCGCCGGGGCTTCGGCGGTGGTCGATCGTCGCGATGTCGGGCCAGCGGCGATCGTGCGGGTGGGCGGCGAGATCCGCCATTTCGGCATGCCGGTCGATCCCGGCAATCTTATCTGCGTCGGCCGCATTGGCGACAAGCCCGCCCTGGTGCTTCCCGGTTGCGCCGGCAGCCCAAAGCCAAACGGTATCGATTTCGTGCTCCGCCGTCTCGCCGCCGGCTTCGATGTCGGGGCGGAGACGGTGACGCGGCTTGGCGTCGGTGGCCTGCTGAAAGATATCAGCGCCCGCCCGCTGCCGCGCGCCAAGGCGGTGCCGCCGCCCGCCGCCGCCGCGCCGCGCCGGCCGATGATCGCCGCCATCGTGCTCGCCGCCGGGCAGTCCTCGCGCATGGCGCCGCACCACAAGCTTTTGCTGCCCGATCGAACGGGGAAGCCGATGATCGCCCGCGTCGTCGATAATCTCCTGTCGTCGCCGGCGCGGCCGATCCTCGTCGTCGTTGGCCACCGCGCCGAGGAGATCAAGGCGGCGCTCGCCGGGCGGCCGGTCACGTTCGTCCCCGCCGCCGATTACGCCGAGGGGCTCGCCGCCAGCCTCCGCGCCGGGATCAAAGCACTCCCGAACGAGGCGCAGGCGGCGCTGATCTGCCTTGGCGACATGCCGCTGGTGACGGCGCGGGTGATCGAGCGGCTGCTCGCGGCCTATACCCCCGACGAAGGGCGGCTGATCGCGGTGCCTGTCCATGAGGGCCGCAGGGGCAACCCGGTGCTCTGGGACCGGCGGTTTTTCGGCGAGATCGCCGCCCTCAGCGGCGATGGCGGGGCGCGGCGCCTGCTCGACGCCCATCCCGAAGCGATCGTCGAGGTCGATCTCCCGGAGGACTCGGTGCTGCGCGATTTCGACACCGTCGAAAGCCTCGCGACCCTCCCGGAACGGCTCCGACCAATCGTTGCGTCAGGATAG